The Salvelinus sp. IW2-2015 linkage group LG15, ASM291031v2, whole genome shotgun sequence genome includes a region encoding these proteins:
- the LOC111975204 gene encoding bifunctional methylenetetrahydrofolate dehydrogenase/cyclohydrolase, mitochondrial, producing the protein MATLRALRKFCQQSKHQVCSLHMSASRQEAVVISGRKLARQIREEARADVEQWVSTGNRRPHLSVVLVGDNVASHSYVLNKTRAAADVGISSETILKPSCIAEDELMDLIYKLNTDHRVDGLLVQLPLPEHIDERRICNAVSPDKDVDGFHVVNVGRMCLDQSSMLPATPWGVWEIIKRTGIPTLGKNVVVAGRSKNVGMPIAMLLHSDGRHERPGGDATVTISHRYTPKEQLRQHTRIADIIVAAAGIPNLITADMIKEGAVVIDVGINRVHDHVTGKDRLVGDVDFEGVRQKASFITPVPGGVGPMTVAMLMKNTIKAAKNLLLTPAERIRMVASS; encoded by the exons ATGGCAACGCTGAGAGCTCTGAGAAAATTCTGCCAGCAATCTAAGCATCAAGTGTGCAGTCTACATATGTCCGCATCAAG ACAGGAAGCTGTGGTCATCTCAGGCAGGAAGTTGGCCCGTCAGATCCGGGAGGAGGCCAGGGCCGATGTAGAACAGTGGGTCTCCACTGGCAACAGGAGACCCCACCTGAGCGTGGTCCTTGTAGGAGATAATGTAGCCAGTCACTCCTACGTCCTGAATAAGACCCGGGCTGCAGCTGATGTTG GTATCAGCAGTGAGACCATCCTGAAGCCCTCCTGTATCGCTGAGGATGAACTCATGGACCTGATCTACAAACTCAACACAGACCACCGGGTGGATGGCCTGCTGGTGCAGCTGCCTCTGCCAG AACACATTGACGAGCGGCGCATCTGTAATGCTGTGTCCCCCGACAAGGATGTGGACGGCTTCCATGTGGTCAATGTAGGCCGCATGTGCCTGGACCAGTCCAGCATGCTGCCCGCCACTCCCTGGGGAGTCTGGGAAATCATCAAACGCACAG GAATTCCTACCCTTGGAAAGAATGTTGTGGTAGCGGGACGCTCCAAGAATGTGGGCATGCCCATTGCCATGTTGCTGCACTCGGATGGACGCCATGAGAGGCCAGGGG GTGATGCCACGGTCACTATCTCTCACCGTTACACACCAAAGGAACAGCTCCGTCAGCACACAAGAATTGCAGACATCATTGTTGCTGCTGCAG GGATTCCAAACCTCATCACCGCAGACATGATCAAAGAAGGAGCAGTCGTTATTGATGTTGGAATAAACAGAGTGCATGACCATGTGACTGGCAAGGACAGACTTGTAGGGGACGTGGATTTTGAAG GTGTGAGACAAAAGGCTAGCTTCATTACCCCAGTGCCTGGAGGAGTAGGACCCATGACAGTGGCCATGCTTATGAAGAACACAATCAAGGCAGCTAAGAACCTCCTGCTGACTCCCGCTGAGAGGATCCGCATGGTAGCCTCTTCATAA